From one Ursus arctos isolate Adak ecotype North America unplaced genomic scaffold, UrsArc2.0 scaffold_26, whole genome shotgun sequence genomic stretch:
- the EMG1 gene encoding ribosomal RNA small subunit methyltransferase NEP1 has product MAAPSGGFQPRERRGAEQEEGWDAVAPKRPRLGAGNKIGGRRLIVVLEGASLETVKVGKTYELLNCDKHKSVLLKNGRDPGEVRPDIAHQSLLMLMDSPLNRAGLLQVYIHTQKNVLIEVNPQTRIPRTFDRFCGLMVQLLHKLSVRAADGPQKLLKVIKNPVSDHFPVGCMKIGTSFSIPVVSDVRELVPSSDPIVFVVGAFAHGQVRVEYTEKMVSISNYPLSAALTCAKLTTAFEEVWGVI; this is encoded by the exons ATGGCTGCGCCCAGTGGCGGATTCCAACCTCGTGAACGGCGCGGTGCGGAGCAGGAAGAAGGCTGGGATGCTGTGGCTCCCAAGCGGCCCCGACTTGGGGCGGGGAACAAGATCGGAGGGCGAAGGCTCATTGTGGTGCTGGAAGGGGCCAGTCTGGAGACAGTCAAG GTAGGGAAGACATATGAGCTACTCAACTGTGACAAGCACAAATCGGTGTTGTTGAAGAATGGACGGGACCCTGGCGAAGTGAGACCAGACATAGCTCACCAG AGTTTACTGATGCTGATGGACAGTCCCCTGAACCGAGCTGGCTTGCTACAGGTTTATATCCACACACAGAAGAATGTGCTGATTGAAGTGAACCCCCAGACTCGAATTCCCAGAACCTTTGACCGCTTCTGTGGCCTCATGG tTCAACTTTTACACAAACTCAGTGTTCGAGCAGCTGATGGCCCCCAGAAGCTCCTGAAG gtaaTTAAGAATCCAGTGTCAGATCACTTCCCGGTTGGATGTATGAAGATTGGcacatctttttccatcccaGTCGTCAGTGATGTACGAGAGTTGGTGCCCAGTAGTGACCCTATTGTTTTTGTGGTGGGGGCCTTTGCGCATGGCCAG GTCCGTGTGGAGTATACCGAGAAGATGGTGTCCATCAGCAACTACCCCCTTTCTGCAGCCCTCACCTGTGCAAAACTCACCACAGCCTTTGAAGAAGTCTGGGGGGTCATCTGA